A single window of Actinomycetota bacterium DNA harbors:
- a CDS encoding AAA family ATPase produces the protein MSEQHESVAARLGGGLVEAAAADVGFLREAARRRRLTILAVVLGIPALYLWLRIVAGAPFDFFRLPTLPPDWPIYLIPIAIVLALGAAVAAPLLSGRSPHVLYRPEEIEVSFEDVKGLDPILDEVVKTLNIFLGHRLYRDRLGGTPRRGLLFEGAPGTGKTHLAKAMARQAGVPFLYASSTSFQSMWYGATARRIRSYFKQLRKAALREGGAIGFIEEIDAIAGRRSEMSSAVWQGTISRAGGCNTTPATPASLEVNAFTSEGTGGVVNELLVQMQSFDTPPFGHRVRNRLADMINAFLPPHRNIKRRPAPYHNVLLIAATNRADMLDPALLRPGRFDRRLTFELPARSSRRELVDYFLDRKAHDPGLDEGEARDLIAAQTFGYTPVMLGHLFDEALVLALKGGHDGMSANDVQEARLIQEVGLKNPVEYTARERQVVATHEAGHATVAYLAGTRRLEVLTIIKRSGSLGLLAHGDLEEVYTRTKAEMYALVDIAMGGMVAEELWFGEASTGPSSDLAYATRVACEIVGSAGMGSSLVSLAAVENSALNDTNIVGRVLGDREARPEVDRLLATAKVRVRALLDANRHLVEALRDALLERDELVGEEISAVLTAAGAPVIEGLRHDLRTGDRRRRDWLSPAEN, from the coding sequence GTGTCCGAACAGCACGAGTCCGTCGCGGCTCGGCTGGGCGGCGGCCTGGTAGAGGCGGCGGCCGCCGACGTCGGTTTCCTCCGCGAGGCCGCACGACGCCGTCGACTGACCATCCTCGCCGTCGTCCTCGGCATCCCCGCTCTGTACCTGTGGTTGCGCATCGTCGCTGGGGCCCCGTTCGACTTCTTCCGACTGCCCACGCTCCCGCCGGACTGGCCGATCTACCTCATCCCGATCGCCATCGTGCTGGCCCTCGGCGCGGCCGTCGCCGCACCGCTACTCAGCGGTCGGTCGCCCCACGTGCTCTACCGTCCCGAGGAGATCGAGGTCTCGTTCGAGGACGTCAAGGGACTCGACCCGATCCTCGACGAGGTGGTCAAGACGCTCAACATCTTCCTGGGCCACCGGCTCTACCGTGACCGGCTCGGCGGAACCCCTCGTCGTGGTCTGCTGTTCGAGGGCGCACCCGGCACCGGCAAGACCCACCTCGCCAAGGCGATGGCGCGGCAGGCCGGCGTGCCGTTCCTCTACGCATCGTCGACCAGCTTCCAATCGATGTGGTACGGCGCCACCGCCCGGCGCATCCGCAGCTACTTCAAGCAGCTCCGCAAGGCGGCGCTCCGCGAAGGTGGTGCCATCGGGTTCATCGAGGAGATCGACGCCATCGCCGGCCGCCGCTCGGAGATGAGCAGTGCCGTGTGGCAGGGCACCATCTCGCGAGCCGGAGGCTGCAACACGACGCCGGCCACGCCAGCGTCGCTCGAGGTCAACGCGTTCACGAGCGAGGGGACCGGCGGGGTCGTCAACGAACTGCTCGTCCAGATGCAGTCGTTCGACACGCCCCCGTTCGGGCACCGTGTCCGCAACCGGCTCGCCGACATGATCAACGCGTTCCTGCCGCCGCACCGCAACATCAAACGGCGCCCCGCCCCCTACCACAACGTGCTCCTCATCGCCGCGACCAACCGGGCCGACATGCTCGACCCGGCGCTGCTCCGTCCGGGTCGGTTCGATCGGCGACTGACCTTCGAGCTCCCCGCCAGGAGCTCTCGCCGTGAACTCGTCGACTACTTCCTCGACCGCAAGGCGCACGATCCTGGGCTCGACGAGGGCGAGGCGCGGGACCTCATCGCGGCCCAGACCTTCGGGTACACCCCGGTGATGCTCGGGCACCTGTTCGACGAGGCGCTCGTGCTGGCGCTCAAGGGCGGGCACGACGGGATGTCGGCGAACGACGTCCAGGAGGCGCGCCTCATCCAGGAGGTCGGGCTGAAGAACCCGGTCGAGTACACGGCGCGGGAACGGCAGGTCGTCGCCACGCACGAAGCCGGTCACGCCACCGTCGCCTACCTGGCAGGGACGCGACGCCTCGAGGTGCTGACGATCATCAAGCGCAGCGGATCGCTGGGGCTGCTCGCGCACGGCGACCTCGAGGAGGTCTACACCCGCACGAAGGCCGAGATGTACGCCCTCGTCGACATCGCGATGGGCGGCATGGTCGCCGAGGAGCTGTGGTTCGGCGAGGCGAGCACGGGCCCGAGCAGCGATCTCGCGTACGCCACCCGCGTCGCGTGCGAGATCGTCGGGTCGGCCGGGATGGGCTCGTCGCTGGTTTCGCTCGCCGCGGTCGAGAACAGCGCTCTCAACGACACCAACATCGTCGGTCGCGTGCTCGGCGACCGCGAGGCCCGCCCCGAGGTCGACCGCCTGCTCGCGACCGCCAAGGTGCGGGTGCGCGCGCTGCTCGACGCCAACCGCCACCTCGTCGAGGCGCTCCGGGACGCCTTGCTGGAGCGCGACGAGCTGGTCGGCGAGGAGATCTCCGCCGTCCTGACCGCAGCCGGTGCGCCCGTCATCGAGGGGCTGCGTCACGACCTGCGCACCGGCGACCGTCGCCGCCGCGACTGGCTCAGCCCGGCCGAGAACTGA
- a CDS encoding site-specific integrase — translation MSIRKLPSGSYQARVTIDGVNHSGTFASKEEAADWLVVTRARSITGGLPKRVTVRDYAERWMTTYDEAPSSTRKWHQSNLDLYIVPALGHRRLSDVTPTDISRMLNAIRKSVSAAKADAVYRTCSALFNAAVADDVTSRSPVRSKKHRPRRQRPAQVVLERSQARDVLLQMRGWHRDVALLQMSLGARFGEIAALTPHDLDLGRRRITIARRYYDGTVRATKNHRFRTVDLPQVTLSTVERLCREAGDVEPIPPLDDREHDALQFIGRWLIQTSTGRPANHSAFTKALSKACSDAGAPRITSHGLRHTYVSWMIDKGYSAEQVAFWIGDTPATVHTVYAHMLEASSAPAAAEIDDALRDLA, via the coding sequence GTGAGCATCCGCAAACTCCCCTCCGGCAGCTACCAGGCGCGGGTCACCATCGACGGCGTCAACCACAGCGGCACGTTCGCGTCGAAGGAGGAGGCCGCCGACTGGCTGGTCGTCACGCGCGCCCGCTCCATCACGGGCGGACTGCCGAAGCGCGTGACGGTGCGCGACTACGCGGAGCGGTGGATGACGACCTACGACGAGGCGCCGTCCTCGACGCGGAAGTGGCACCAGTCGAACCTCGACCTCTACATCGTCCCGGCGCTGGGGCATCGCCGTCTCTCCGACGTCACGCCGACCGACATCTCCCGGATGCTGAACGCCATCCGCAAGTCGGTGTCGGCGGCCAAGGCCGACGCGGTGTACCGCACGTGCTCGGCGCTCTTCAACGCCGCGGTCGCCGACGACGTCACCTCTCGCAGCCCGGTGCGGTCGAAGAAGCATCGACCGCGGCGGCAGCGCCCCGCCCAGGTCGTGCTGGAGCGTTCCCAGGCCCGCGATGTGCTGCTGCAGATGCGAGGGTGGCATCGCGACGTCGCTCTCTTGCAGATGTCTCTCGGTGCTCGGTTCGGCGAGATCGCTGCGCTCACTCCGCACGACCTCGACCTCGGTCGGCGCCGCATCACCATCGCACGCCGCTACTACGACGGCACCGTCCGAGCGACCAAGAACCACCGGTTCCGGACGGTGGATCTTCCGCAGGTGACCCTCAGCACGGTCGAGCGGCTGTGCCGAGAGGCGGGTGACGTCGAACCGATCCCGCCACTCGACGACCGTGAGCACGATGCTCTGCAGTTCATCGGACGGTGGCTGATCCAGACTTCGACGGGGCGACCCGCGAACCACTCCGCCTTCACCAAGGCCCTCTCGAAGGCCTGCTCGGACGCCGGCGCGCCCCGCATCACGTCGCACGGGCTCCGTCACACCTACGTGTCGTGGATGATCGACAAGGGCTACTCGGCAGAGCAGGTCGCGTTCTGGATCGGGGATACGCCCGCGACCGTCCACACCGTGTACGCCCACATGCTCGAGGCCTCGTCGGCACCGGCGGCCGCCGAGATCGACGACGCCCTCCGGGACCTCGCCTGA
- a CDS encoding excisionase family DNA-binding protein, producing the protein MSSTAPAEASRRERVQATLRERLSRPAPTVWLSGQEAAEYVGVSWPTLRQAIIEHSIPHVRLGTRWKLEVAVLDEHLRRIARGYAGD; encoded by the coding sequence ATGTCGAGCACAGCCCCGGCGGAGGCCTCGCGGCGTGAGCGCGTGCAGGCGACGCTACGCGAGCGCCTCTCACGCCCCGCTCCGACCGTGTGGCTGTCCGGGCAGGAGGCGGCGGAGTACGTGGGCGTCTCGTGGCCAACCCTGCGCCAAGCGATCATCGAGCACTCCATCCCGCACGTCCGGCTAGGCACACGGTGGAAGCTGGAGGTCGCAGTCCTCGACGAGCACCTGCGCCGCATCGCGAGGGGATACGCGGGCGACTAG
- a CDS encoding DUF4145 domain-containing protein, whose protein sequence is MGLEVADANRPAKATNCPGCRQVVKFYVTGAPGSDEWVWMHPDPPGTVQLRGDVIEALQDQNALLAEAYAEAVANVVDQRWSSALVQTRRTLEGVVRSVLSTKDDDHAPLGNLLKLLANFDGLGDPLVATAEAVKDGGNLGSHLDLRKPADARLARDALELLEALVQYLLILPARVKALRDHIEGPGPDAPRGGSADAE, encoded by the coding sequence GTGGGCCTCGAGGTGGCGGATGCCAACCGCCCCGCGAAGGCGACCAACTGCCCGGGCTGCCGACAGGTCGTGAAGTTCTACGTGACGGGAGCGCCCGGTTCCGACGAGTGGGTCTGGATGCACCCCGACCCGCCCGGGACGGTGCAGTTGCGTGGGGATGTCATCGAGGCGCTGCAGGACCAGAACGCGTTGCTCGCCGAGGCGTACGCAGAGGCGGTGGCCAACGTGGTCGACCAGCGGTGGAGTAGCGCACTCGTCCAGACGCGACGGACACTGGAAGGCGTGGTCCGCTCCGTTCTCAGCACCAAGGACGATGATCACGCTCCGCTGGGCAACCTCCTCAAGTTGTTGGCCAACTTCGACGGTCTCGGTGATCCACTCGTCGCGACAGCGGAGGCGGTCAAGGACGGCGGCAACCTCGGGTCACACCTCGACCTACGGAAACCCGCCGACGCGCGACTCGCCCGGGACGCTCTGGAGCTACTGGAAGCGCTGGTGCAGTACCTCCTGATCCTGCCCGCGCGCGTCAAGGCTCTCCGCGACCACATCGAGGGACCAGGGCCGGATGCCCCTCGAGGAGGAAGCGCCGACGCCGAGTGA
- a CDS encoding DEAD/DEAH box helicase family protein — MLEAAGWVVQDYRSINLYAGVGVAVRELVTTAGPADYVLFINRQAVGVIEAKKAGTTLSGVEWQTVKYQTHIPDELPALLVDGYLPYGYESTGIETWFTCRFDPEPTARQVFWFHRPESLDGELSEWSHHGTGSLRARLRELPPLDTDPWWLRDAQAEAIRNVEASLKAGRPRALIQMATGSGKTFCAVNIAERLLDHKKGARATRVLFLVDRANLGRQTLKEFQGFDVPGSGRKFTELYNVQQLTHNRIDPVASVCISTIQRLYSMLRGDPDLDEAIDEVSGFELAPEQPVEVDYNPDIPIETFDVIIVDECHRSIYGVWRQVLEYFDAFLVGLTATPGKQTFGFFNKNLVMEYGFPQAVADGVNVDFDVFRISTEISERGATIEAGYVTTFRHRETRQERLEVVDEDLQYAESELDRRVVAKDQIRTIVRTLRGNLPAIFPDRETDEHGRLRHIPKTLIFAKTDSHAEDIVRVVREEFDKGNDVIAKITYKASDGNKPEDLLSAFRTGYNPRIAVTVDMIATGTDVKPIEMVVFMRIVRSRNFFEQMKGRGTRTIADTDLQVVTPDAGHKDRFVLVDAVGVTETKLLETTPLERKRGVKLEKLLHQISLGQISEDAVSSLASRLARIDARITAADRARLEETAGTSLDDIKHALVEAIDPDIQVAAAQRATGKDEPDADDVAVARTKLLEAAVQPLASNPSLREQLVHVQRSFEQVIDEVSTDTVTRAEFAVDAKARAAHTIESFREFLEEHKDEITALQVLYSKPYAQRLTYRDIKELADAIRRPPHAWTAERLWEAYETLDATKVRGSAGTVLTNIVSLVRYTLALDDELIPYPDRVTERFETWLLQQQNAGRAFTTEQIEWLRLIRDHLAASLSIEPIEFQGPPFSQRGGLGKARELFGDELRVLLDEITEAVAA; from the coding sequence ATGCTGGAGGCCGCCGGCTGGGTGGTGCAGGACTACCGGTCCATCAACCTCTACGCGGGTGTGGGTGTCGCTGTCCGAGAACTCGTGACCACCGCCGGACCCGCCGACTACGTCCTCTTCATCAACCGCCAAGCGGTCGGTGTCATCGAGGCCAAGAAGGCAGGCACGACCCTCTCCGGCGTCGAGTGGCAGACGGTCAAGTACCAGACACACATCCCTGACGAGCTACCCGCTCTGCTCGTCGACGGGTACCTGCCCTACGGCTACGAGTCAACCGGCATCGAAACCTGGTTCACCTGTCGCTTCGACCCGGAGCCGACCGCCCGGCAGGTCTTCTGGTTCCATCGCCCGGAGTCGCTGGACGGCGAGCTGTCCGAGTGGTCGCACCACGGGACCGGGTCGCTTCGCGCGCGGCTCCGAGAGCTGCCGCCGCTGGACACCGACCCGTGGTGGCTTCGGGACGCGCAGGCCGAGGCCATCCGCAATGTGGAGGCGTCGCTGAAGGCGGGTCGTCCTCGTGCGCTGATCCAGATGGCTACCGGATCCGGGAAGACGTTCTGTGCGGTCAACATCGCCGAGCGTCTCCTGGACCACAAGAAGGGCGCGCGGGCAACTCGCGTCCTGTTCCTGGTCGACCGAGCGAACCTCGGCAGGCAGACCCTCAAGGAGTTCCAGGGGTTCGACGTTCCGGGGTCAGGCCGCAAGTTCACCGAGCTGTACAACGTGCAGCAGCTGACGCACAACCGGATCGACCCGGTCGCCAGCGTCTGCATCAGCACCATCCAGCGCCTGTACTCGATGCTCCGGGGTGATCCCGATCTCGACGAGGCGATCGATGAGGTCTCGGGGTTCGAGCTGGCTCCCGAGCAGCCGGTAGAGGTCGACTACAACCCCGACATCCCCATCGAGACGTTCGACGTCATCATCGTCGACGAGTGTCACCGCTCTATCTACGGCGTGTGGCGTCAGGTCCTGGAGTACTTCGACGCGTTCCTCGTAGGCCTCACAGCCACGCCCGGCAAGCAGACGTTCGGCTTCTTCAACAAGAATCTCGTCATGGAGTACGGCTTCCCGCAAGCGGTTGCCGACGGGGTGAACGTGGACTTCGACGTCTTCCGGATCTCCACCGAGATCAGTGAACGTGGAGCCACCATCGAGGCCGGCTACGTCACGACCTTCCGGCATCGGGAGACCCGCCAGGAACGGCTTGAGGTGGTGGACGAGGACCTCCAGTACGCCGAGTCCGAGCTCGACCGAAGAGTCGTAGCCAAGGACCAAATCCGCACTATCGTTCGCACGCTGAGAGGCAACCTCCCGGCCATCTTCCCCGACCGCGAGACCGACGAACACGGACGGCTCAGGCACATCCCGAAGACGCTTATCTTCGCCAAGACCGACAGCCACGCCGAGGACATCGTGCGGGTCGTGCGGGAGGAGTTCGACAAGGGCAACGACGTGATCGCCAAGATCACCTACAAGGCCTCGGACGGCAACAAGCCCGAAGATCTGCTCTCGGCGTTCCGCACCGGCTACAACCCGCGCATCGCCGTGACAGTGGACATGATCGCCACCGGCACCGACGTGAAGCCGATCGAGATGGTCGTGTTCATGCGCATAGTCAGGTCTCGCAACTTCTTCGAGCAGATGAAGGGGCGGGGCACGCGCACCATCGCCGACACCGACCTGCAGGTCGTGACGCCCGACGCTGGCCACAAGGACCGGTTCGTGCTCGTCGACGCCGTCGGCGTGACCGAGACCAAGTTGCTCGAGACCACGCCGCTGGAACGCAAGCGGGGCGTGAAGCTGGAGAAACTGCTCCACCAGATCAGCCTCGGCCAGATCTCCGAGGACGCTGTCTCGAGCCTCGCCTCTCGGCTCGCCCGCATCGATGCTCGCATCACCGCCGCCGACCGGGCTCGCCTCGAAGAGACCGCAGGCACCAGCCTCGACGACATCAAGCACGCGCTCGTTGAGGCCATCGATCCCGACATCCAGGTCGCTGCCGCCCAGCGAGCCACCGGCAAGGACGAACCCGACGCGGACGACGTCGCTGTCGCCCGTACCAAGCTGCTCGAAGCCGCTGTCCAGCCGCTCGCCTCGAACCCGTCACTTCGAGAGCAGCTCGTCCACGTACAGCGCAGTTTCGAGCAAGTTATCGACGAGGTCAGCACCGACACCGTCACCCGCGCCGAGTTCGCCGTCGACGCCAAAGCCCGTGCCGCCCACACCATCGAGTCGTTCCGCGAGTTCCTGGAGGAGCACAAGGACGAGATCACCGCCCTCCAGGTCCTATACAGCAAGCCCTACGCTCAGCGGCTCACGTACCGCGACATCAAGGAACTGGCCGACGCCATCAGGCGACCGCCCCATGCGTGGACTGCCGAGCGGCTGTGGGAGGCGTACGAGACCCTCGACGCCACGAAGGTCCGCGGCTCAGCTGGCACCGTGCTCACCAACATCGTCTCCCTCGTTCGCTACACCCTCGCCCTTGACGACGAGCTCATCCCGTACCCCGATCGCGTGACCGAACGCTTTGAGACCTGGCTGCTCCAACAGCAGAACGCTGGCCGCGCCTTCACCACCGAACAAATCGAGTGGCTCCGACTCATCCGCGACCACCTCGCCGCCAGCCTCAGCATCGAACCCATCGAGTTCCAAGGCCCGCCCTTCAGCCAGCGCGGCGGCCTTGGCAAGGCACGCGAACTGTTCGGCGACGAGCTGAGAGTGCTGCTTGACGAGATCACGGAAGCGGTTGCGGCATGA
- a CDS encoding restriction endonuclease subunit S → MNDLPMGWEWSSLGEIGKYINGRGFKKTEWRESGRPIIRIQNLTGTSDAFNYFQGEADERHIVRDGDLLVSWAATLGVFVWRGPEAVLNQHIFKVVSYVDPRFHRHLLEHVLGDLQRQTHGSGMVHITKKRFDATPIPVPPLNEQERIVAAIEEHLSVLDRASLTTSAVAARLPRLLDATTRRLIHGHGPSGEAEFSQDPGHPLPEGWSWKRLSDLGEMGRGKSKHRPRNDPILYGGPYPFIQTGDVAAAQGVLKEYRKTYSEAGLAQSRLWPAGTVLITIAANIADSAILGLDACFPDSVVGLIPDVTGVRAEWVEYFLRVEQERLERFAPATAQKNINLRTLRAVVVPVPPLVEQDRILDELDTWSTTVSALSKSLARTKRRAAKARRSIVASAFSGRLVQQDPSDEQASELLKHIRAEKPVKKRQSKTKVSS, encoded by the coding sequence ATGAACGATCTTCCGATGGGCTGGGAGTGGTCGAGCCTCGGCGAGATTGGCAAGTACATCAACGGCCGCGGCTTCAAGAAGACCGAGTGGCGCGAGTCCGGCCGACCGATCATCCGCATCCAGAACCTCACAGGAACCAGCGACGCTTTCAACTACTTCCAGGGCGAGGCTGACGAACGCCACATCGTCCGGGACGGCGATCTACTCGTCTCCTGGGCTGCGACGCTTGGAGTCTTCGTATGGCGGGGTCCAGAGGCGGTACTCAACCAGCACATCTTCAAGGTCGTCTCCTACGTGGACCCACGCTTCCATCGGCACCTGCTCGAGCACGTTCTCGGGGACCTGCAACGGCAGACGCACGGGTCGGGCATGGTCCACATCACAAAGAAGCGGTTCGATGCGACGCCAATCCCAGTGCCACCGCTGAATGAGCAGGAGCGGATCGTCGCGGCGATCGAGGAGCATCTGTCAGTCTTGGATCGAGCGTCGCTTACGACGAGTGCAGTGGCGGCGCGACTGCCTCGCCTGCTGGACGCGACCACGCGCCGACTTATCCACGGCCACGGCCCTTCGGGAGAGGCCGAGTTCTCCCAAGACCCCGGGCACCCGTTGCCCGAGGGGTGGTCGTGGAAGCGTCTTTCCGATCTCGGCGAGATGGGAAGGGGCAAGTCAAAGCATCGACCGCGCAACGATCCCATTCTCTATGGCGGCCCATATCCCTTCATTCAAACCGGCGATGTAGCGGCCGCACAGGGTGTGCTAAAGGAGTACAGGAAGACGTATTCAGAAGCGGGGCTGGCTCAGAGCCGGCTCTGGCCTGCCGGCACCGTGCTCATCACGATCGCAGCCAACATCGCCGACTCGGCGATCCTCGGGCTCGACGCCTGTTTTCCCGACAGCGTGGTCGGCCTGATTCCCGACGTGACAGGCGTCCGAGCGGAATGGGTCGAGTACTTCCTACGAGTCGAGCAGGAGCGCTTGGAACGATTCGCGCCAGCGACGGCGCAGAAGAACATCAACCTCAGGACTCTCCGGGCGGTGGTTGTCCCCGTTCCACCTCTGGTCGAGCAAGATCGAATCCTAGACGAGCTCGACACGTGGTCGACGACGGTGTCGGCCCTGTCGAAGTCCCTTGCTCGCACGAAGCGGCGTGCCGCCAAAGCGCGCCGTTCGATCGTTGCTAGCGCGTTCTCAGGTCGGCTCGTTCAGCAGGATCCCTCAGACGAGCAGGCGAGCGAGCTGCTCAAACACATCCGTGCCGAGAAGCCGGTGAAGAAGCGTCAATCGAAGACGAAGGTGTCATCGTGA
- a CDS encoding type I restriction-modification system subunit M, translated as MVSDSKALVDKLWNYCNILRDDGLSYGDYLEQLTYLLFLKMAEEQRQLGLDRIVPEDLDWPSLLELKGEALEAHYITILNELGRNGDMLGVVFRKAQNRIQDPAKLERLIKDLIDGQEWMTLGADVKGDAYEGLLEKNAADTKSGAGQYFTPRALISAMVEVMRPSPDMRICDPACGTGGFFLAAYEYIVGHHPHLDPDQKKHLRSGAFTGWEIVDNTARLCAMNLLLHGIESPDSDSPIYVDDALRADPGERFDMVLTNPPFGKKSSVTIVNAEGKAERQSMTVVRDDFWASTSNKQLNFLQHVKTLLKVEGSAAIVVPDNVLFEGGAGETIRRRLLHECDVHTLLRLPTGIFYAQGVKANVLFFDRKPGSDTPWTKELWIYDLRTNMHFTLKTNPLSRSDLDDFVDCYQADDRSKREESERFKRFMYEELVAKDKASLDIFWLRDESLEDVDNLPPPGVIAAEIVEDLEAALAEFSELAESLADVGGTGAD; from the coding sequence ATCGTGAGCGACTCGAAGGCGCTCGTCGACAAGCTTTGGAACTACTGCAACATCCTGCGGGATGACGGGCTGTCGTACGGAGACTACTTGGAGCAGCTCACCTACCTGCTGTTCCTGAAGATGGCCGAGGAGCAGCGCCAGCTCGGCCTCGACCGGATCGTGCCGGAGGATCTCGACTGGCCGTCGCTGCTGGAGCTGAAGGGTGAGGCGCTCGAGGCGCACTACATCACGATCCTCAACGAACTCGGCCGCAATGGCGACATGCTGGGCGTGGTCTTCCGCAAGGCCCAGAACCGCATCCAGGACCCGGCCAAGCTGGAACGGCTCATCAAGGACCTCATCGACGGCCAGGAGTGGATGACCCTCGGCGCGGACGTGAAGGGCGACGCGTACGAGGGTCTGCTGGAGAAGAACGCGGCCGACACGAAGTCCGGCGCCGGCCAGTACTTCACACCTCGGGCGTTGATCTCCGCCATGGTCGAGGTGATGCGGCCGAGCCCGGACATGCGGATTTGCGACCCGGCGTGCGGCACGGGCGGATTCTTCCTCGCCGCCTACGAGTACATCGTGGGCCACCACCCCCACCTCGACCCCGACCAGAAGAAGCACCTACGCTCAGGCGCGTTCACCGGCTGGGAGATCGTCGACAACACCGCCAGGCTGTGTGCGATGAACCTGCTGCTGCACGGCATCGAGTCACCCGACTCGGACAGTCCGATCTATGTCGACGACGCACTGAGAGCCGATCCGGGTGAGCGGTTCGACATGGTGCTGACCAACCCACCGTTCGGGAAGAAGTCGTCGGTCACGATCGTCAACGCCGAGGGCAAGGCTGAGCGCCAGTCGATGACGGTGGTGCGAGACGACTTCTGGGCGTCGACGTCGAACAAGCAGCTCAACTTCCTCCAGCACGTCAAGACGCTGCTCAAGGTTGAAGGCTCGGCGGCGATCGTCGTGCCGGACAACGTGCTCTTCGAGGGCGGCGCCGGCGAGACCATCCGCCGGCGGCTCCTGCACGAGTGCGATGTCCACACCCTCCTCCGCCTGCCGACGGGGATCTTCTACGCCCAGGGTGTGAAGGCGAACGTCCTGTTCTTCGACCGCAAGCCGGGCTCCGACACGCCCTGGACGAAGGAGCTGTGGATCTACGACCTGCGCACGAACATGCACTTCACGCTCAAGACGAACCCACTCAGCCGCTCCGACCTCGACGACTTCGTTGACTGCTACCAGGCCGACGACCGCTCGAAGCGCGAGGAGTCCGAGCGGTTCAAGCGCTTCATGTACGAGGAGCTCGTGGCAAAGGACAAGGCCAGCCTCGACATCTTCTGGCTCCGCGACGAGAGTCTCGAGGACGTCGACAACCTCCCGCCACCGGGCGTCATCGCCGCCGAGATCGTGGAGGACCTGGAGGCAGCGCTCGCCGAGTTCTCAGAGCTGGCGGAGTCTCTCGCTGATGTCGGGGGAACTGGGGCTGACTGA